A region of Shewanella psychromarinicola DNA encodes the following proteins:
- a CDS encoding leucine-rich repeat-containing protein kinase family protein yields MQTLQQLNDGLLLGYQRVNIAAQLTEFPVNLFELADTLEVLDLSNNQLSSLPANFADLHQLKILFLSNNLFDHLPAVLGQCPNLEMIGFKANQIRSVPDSAIPKQTRWLILTDNQIEQLPDSLGQCYRLEKLALAGNRLTSLPASMANCHQLALIRLSANQLTDLPEWLFQLPNLAWLAFAGNAFSHVEHCDNTRVPTVPLRQFSLGQLLGQGASGLIYQAGHHAGNSNISHFSSDVDIAIKLFKGMITSDGYPADELDCCLTAGEHPNLINVVAQINQPDQLGLVMQLIPPSFGNLGLPPSLQTCSRDTFEPQTVFTWQRITYIASQMADILAHLHQNGISHGDLYAHNIMINQDDYVLFGDFGAASNLKQFTPQRRQLIQAIEVRAFGYLVDDMLNLIDNPDTSQATMLRQVVQDCLLDDVSSRPCFNTLLPRIASIA; encoded by the coding sequence ATGCAAACACTGCAACAATTAAACGATGGTTTGTTACTGGGTTATCAACGGGTCAATATCGCAGCACAACTCACTGAGTTTCCGGTTAACTTGTTTGAGCTAGCCGATACCTTAGAAGTACTTGATCTTAGCAACAACCAATTGTCGTCATTGCCGGCTAACTTTGCCGACTTGCATCAACTTAAAATCCTATTTTTGTCTAATAACCTATTTGATCATCTGCCAGCAGTATTAGGTCAATGTCCTAATTTAGAGATGATAGGTTTTAAAGCCAATCAAATCCGCAGCGTGCCAGACAGTGCCATTCCAAAACAAACCCGCTGGTTAATCTTAACCGACAACCAGATAGAGCAGTTGCCTGACAGTTTAGGTCAATGTTATCGCCTCGAGAAGCTGGCACTAGCAGGTAATAGGCTCACCTCGCTACCCGCTAGCATGGCAAATTGCCATCAATTGGCACTTATTCGTTTATCTGCAAACCAGCTTACCGATTTACCTGAGTGGTTATTTCAATTACCTAACTTAGCCTGGCTGGCTTTTGCGGGTAATGCATTTAGTCATGTTGAACATTGCGACAATACTCGAGTTCCCACCGTGCCATTACGCCAATTTAGCTTAGGTCAGTTGCTCGGTCAGGGTGCATCTGGGCTAATTTATCAAGCAGGTCACCATGCAGGAAACTCAAACATTAGCCACTTTAGCAGCGACGTAGATATCGCCATTAAGCTGTTTAAAGGTATGATCACCAGTGACGGTTATCCAGCAGATGAGCTTGATTGCTGCCTAACCGCGGGTGAACACCCTAATTTAATTAATGTGGTGGCACAAATTAATCAGCCCGATCAACTGGGCTTAGTGATGCAACTTATTCCGCCAAGCTTCGGCAATTTAGGTTTACCACCGTCGTTGCAAACCTGTAGCCGCGACACTTTTGAGCCGCAAACGGTATTTACTTGGCAGCGCATTACTTATATTGCTAGCCAAATGGCTGATATTTTGGCTCATTTACATCAAAATGGCATTAGCCATGGTGATCTTTATGCCCACAACATCATGATAAACCAAGACGATTATGTATTATTTGGCGATTTTGGCGCGGCATCAAATTTAAAACAATTTACCCCACAGCGGCGGCAGTTAATCCAAGCGATTGAGGTTAGGGCGTTTGGTTATTTGGTCGATGATATGCTAAACCTCATCGATAACCCAGATACGTCACAAGCCACGATGTTGCGCCAGGTAGTGCAAGATTGCCTGCTAGATGATGTATCGTCCAGACCGTGCTTTAATACATTGTTACCGCGTATAGCGAGTATTGCTTAA
- a CDS encoding alkene reductase produces the protein MTASLFTPYKLNDTLTLSNKILMAPLTRCMADDDLVPTQMIADYYARRAEAGLIISEATIIRPDGQGYPNTPGLFTPAQIDGWRVVTDAVHKNNGKIFAQLWHTGRVAHPHFFGGGDVLSSSAQVVEGTVPRMRELVYQTPKAATVDDIKQLVADYSQAAANAIDAGFDGVEIHGANGYLIDQFLHYDNNRRVDEYGQTPENMSRFALEVVDAVVARIGADRTALRVSPGAYFNMAADPRDRDVFDYLLPELAKRNLAFLHGGIFDDSMQFDYLGGSISAYMRSVYTGTLVGVGSYTAETGSTAISENKFDLLAIGRPFIANPDYVAKIRDGVELVSYDGAMLAELI, from the coding sequence ATGACGGCGAGTTTATTTACCCCTTACAAACTTAACGACACCCTAACATTATCAAACAAGATTTTAATGGCACCATTAACGCGTTGTATGGCAGATGATGACCTTGTGCCGACACAGATGATTGCCGATTATTATGCACGCCGAGCTGAAGCGGGTCTTATTATCAGCGAAGCGACAATTATTCGTCCAGATGGCCAGGGCTACCCAAATACCCCAGGTTTATTTACCCCGGCTCAAATTGATGGCTGGCGTGTCGTTACCGATGCCGTACACAAAAATAACGGTAAAATCTTTGCTCAGCTTTGGCATACCGGCCGTGTTGCACACCCGCACTTTTTTGGTGGTGGCGATGTATTATCTTCTTCAGCACAAGTCGTGGAAGGCACTGTGCCTAGAATGCGCGAATTGGTTTATCAAACCCCAAAGGCCGCCACGGTAGACGATATTAAGCAATTAGTAGCTGATTATTCCCAAGCCGCTGCAAACGCAATTGATGCTGGCTTTGATGGTGTCGAAATTCATGGTGCAAATGGCTATTTAATTGACCAATTCTTACACTATGATAACAACCGTCGTGTAGACGAATACGGTCAAACACCAGAAAACATGTCTCGCTTTGCCTTAGAAGTGGTTGATGCTGTGGTTGCCAGAATTGGCGCAGATCGCACCGCTCTTCGAGTCTCTCCTGGCGCCTATTTCAATATGGCAGCAGATCCTCGCGACCGTGATGTTTTTGACTATTTATTACCTGAGTTGGCGAAACGAAATTTAGCCTTTTTACATGGTGGTATTTTTGACGACTCAATGCAGTTTGATTACTTAGGTGGCAGTATATCGGCTTATATGCGCAGTGTTTATACCGGTACGTTAGTGGGTGTGGGTAGCTACACTGCTGAAACGGGTAGCACAGCGATTAGCGAGAACAAGTTTGATTTACTGGCTATTGGTCGTCCATTTATTGCCAATCCTGATTACGTAGCAAAAATACGTGATGGCGTTGAATTAGTCAGCTACGACGGCGCTATGTTAGCTGAATTGATTTAA
- a CDS encoding TetR/AcrR family transcriptional regulator: protein MRHAEFDREKVLRAAMSAFTVNGYAKTSMQDLTKATGLHPGSIYCAFDNKKGLLLAAIGQYQQDRGQQFQQLFTDENSIIDNLRRYLDSILQECLSCDASQSCLLTKTLSEMGEQDDDIRQMSAQCLATWHGSLVQVFEQVKAKKLIPADSDCDFLAQYMMMGIYGMRTIAHTNPSKTLLQALADKLLDDLLRCD from the coding sequence ATGAGACATGCTGAATTTGATAGAGAAAAAGTATTAAGAGCAGCCATGAGTGCTTTTACGGTGAACGGTTATGCCAAAACCAGCATGCAGGATCTTACCAAAGCCACTGGCTTACATCCTGGGTCAATTTATTGTGCGTTTGACAATAAAAAAGGCTTACTGCTTGCAGCCATAGGTCAATATCAACAAGACAGAGGCCAGCAATTTCAGCAACTGTTTACTGATGAAAACTCGATAATAGACAACTTACGTCGATACTTGGATAGCATTTTACAGGAATGCTTAAGTTGCGATGCTAGCCAATCATGTTTATTAACTAAAACACTCAGTGAAATGGGCGAGCAAGATGACGATATTCGCCAAATGTCGGCCCAATGTTTAGCCACTTGGCATGGCTCATTAGTGCAAGTATTCGAACAAGTAAAAGCAAAAAAATTAATTCCTGCCGACAGCGACTGTGATTTTTTAGCCCAATATATGATGATGGGAATATATGGGATGCGCACCATCGCTCATACCAATCCTAGCAAAACGCTATTGCAGGCGTTAGCGGATAAACTGCTCGATGATTTACTACGATGTGATTAG
- a CDS encoding TIGR02922 family protein: MKSVSAEGQTSNPTVTILYYEAPVGLEMHNAVMTDLQVSHSGRVIIPESFRRGKSIIAVLEGECKILNSLGERVFSQRVVS, from the coding sequence ATGAAATCTGTATCTGCCGAAGGTCAAACTTCAAATCCGACAGTGACTATTTTGTATTACGAAGCCCCTGTTGGCTTAGAAATGCATAATGCTGTGATGACCGATCTGCAAGTCAGTCACAGTGGACGCGTAATTATCCCTGAGTCGTTTCGCCGAGGTAAATCGATTATTGCGGTATTAGAAGGCGAGTGCAAAATACTTAACTCATTGGGTGAACGTGTTTTTTCACAACGTGTCGTGAGCTAA
- a CDS encoding YebC/PmpR family DNA-binding transcriptional regulator, whose product MGRAYQNKKEDMAKTAGQKTRIYSRYGKEIYICAKGGVDPEGNLALRSLIARAKKDQVPAHVIERAIEKARGGGGEDYDTARYEGFGPGGCMVIVDCLTDNSNRTFTQVRQAFVKNDAKLGGPGTVGHMFEHQAVFVFDGDDDDDEAILELLMMADVDVADVELEDGIISVFTPVSEFNNARTVLIEAFPKIDFKVENLAFVPQTMTELTGEDIENFDKFLAALDDCDDVQHVYHNAEIDEE is encoded by the coding sequence ATGGGCAGAGCATATCAAAATAAAAAAGAGGACATGGCGAAAACCGCTGGCCAAAAGACACGTATTTACTCACGTTATGGTAAAGAGATTTATATTTGCGCTAAAGGTGGCGTTGACCCAGAGGGCAACTTAGCCCTACGTAGCTTGATCGCCCGCGCGAAGAAAGATCAAGTTCCGGCACACGTTATTGAACGTGCCATTGAAAAAGCACGTGGTGGTGGTGGTGAAGATTATGATACCGCCCGCTATGAAGGTTTTGGTCCTGGCGGATGTATGGTTATTGTTGACTGTTTAACTGACAACAGTAACCGCACATTTACTCAAGTTCGCCAAGCGTTTGTTAAAAATGATGCCAAGCTGGGCGGCCCTGGTACTGTTGGCCATATGTTCGAACATCAAGCAGTATTTGTGTTTGATGGTGATGATGATGATGATGAAGCCATTTTAGAACTGCTTATGATGGCTGACGTCGACGTTGCCGATGTAGAACTAGAAGATGGTATCATCAGCGTATTTACGCCAGTATCAGAGTTTAATAATGCCCGCACTGTGTTAATTGAAGCCTTTCCTAAGATTGACTTTAAGGTAGAAAACTTAGCCTTTGTGCCACAAACCATGACTGAACTGACTGGTGAAGATATTGAAAATTTTGATAAGTTCTTAGCGGCTCTTGATGATTGTGATGACGTGCAACACGTGTATCACAATGCTGAGATTGATGAAGAATAA
- the hpf gene encoding ribosome hibernation-promoting factor, HPF/YfiA family, with product MKINLSGHHVDVTDTVKQHVDEKFAKIANHFPTLISLDIIIAKEHGEYDVEIRTNYEGTSIAAKGTDLVMYPAITSAARKLDAALKHRKGQLKADLHEKPDVTAPEIAYEKVQEMDLR from the coding sequence ATGAAAATAAATCTTTCTGGTCACCATGTTGATGTTACGGATACTGTCAAACAACACGTAGATGAAAAATTCGCTAAAATAGCTAACCATTTTCCCACGCTTATCTCGCTAGATATCATCATTGCTAAAGAGCATGGTGAGTATGATGTTGAAATTAGAACTAACTATGAAGGAACTAGCATTGCAGCTAAAGGTACTGATTTAGTCATGTATCCGGCTATTACGAGCGCCGCTAGAAAATTAGATGCGGCACTAAAGCATCGTAAAGGCCAATTAAAAGCAGATTTACATGAAAAACCAGATGTCACTGCGCCTGAAATCGCCTACGAAAAAGTTCAAGAAATGGACTTACGCTAA
- a CDS encoding DsbA family oxidoreductase → MATNQLQIDIISDVMCPWCIVGYRRLEQALSQFNDLEVKIQWHPFELNPTMGPEGQHLGEHIAEKYGSTPEQSAQNRQRLTQMGADLGFEFNFSDSSRIYNTLLAHQLLYWAAESGKQTELKLALFSSYFTQQQNPDDIEVLINIATQVGLDADEARVVLSDKRYEKAVKEAEQLWISRGIQAVPAIVFNQQYLVSGAQEPATIAELITKLTTEEA, encoded by the coding sequence ATGGCCACTAATCAACTCCAAATCGATATTATTTCAGACGTAATGTGCCCTTGGTGTATTGTCGGCTACCGTCGTCTTGAACAAGCACTAAGTCAATTTAATGATTTAGAGGTTAAAATACAGTGGCATCCGTTTGAACTTAACCCCACGATGGGGCCAGAAGGTCAACACTTAGGCGAACACATTGCTGAGAAATACGGTTCAACACCGGAGCAAAGTGCTCAAAATCGTCAACGATTAACCCAAATGGGTGCTGATTTAGGCTTTGAATTTAATTTTTCTGATTCATCACGCATTTACAACACGCTACTTGCCCACCAGCTGCTGTATTGGGCTGCAGAGTCAGGTAAGCAAACCGAATTAAAACTGGCTTTATTTAGCAGCTACTTTACTCAGCAGCAGAATCCCGATGACATTGAAGTCTTAATTAATATTGCCACGCAGGTTGGCTTAGATGCCGATGAAGCTAGAGTTGTACTCAGCGACAAGCGCTATGAAAAAGCCGTTAAAGAAGCAGAGCAACTTTGGATCAGTCGCGGGATTCAAGCTGTGCCAGCTATAGTGTTTAATCAGCAATATCTAGTGTCTGGGGCACAAGAACCCGCCACTATTGCTGAATTGATCACCAAGCTGACCACCGAAGAAGCTTAA
- a CDS encoding OsmC family protein produces MSFKLTVNWQSSPSEDGEFNRDHEVKFGSGQTIQASSASEYKGNADKVNPEESLLAALSSCHMLTFLAIAHLKRLPVTHYVDNATADLGKNDAGKVAVVKMTLEPKVTFAEGIEVDQETLAKIHAKAHANCFIANSLACVVEIK; encoded by the coding sequence ATGAGCTTTAAATTAACGGTGAATTGGCAATCTTCACCAAGTGAAGACGGTGAATTTAATCGCGACCATGAGGTGAAATTTGGCAGTGGACAAACGATCCAAGCCTCGTCGGCATCAGAATACAAAGGCAATGCAGACAAAGTTAACCCAGAAGAAAGCTTACTAGCAGCTTTGTCGTCGTGCCACATGTTGACCTTTTTAGCGATTGCCCATTTAAAGCGACTGCCAGTGACCCATTATGTTGATAATGCCACCGCTGATTTAGGTAAAAATGATGCCGGTAAAGTCGCCGTGGTCAAAATGACGCTTGAACCCAAAGTCACTTTTGCTGAAGGGATTGAAGTAGACCAAGAGACATTGGCAAAAATTCATGCCAAGGCCCATGCAAACTGCTTTATTGCCAATTCATTAGCGTGTGTAGTTGAGATAAAATAG
- a CDS encoding S41 family peptidase, whose protein sequence is MKLRRSVVHCMLVLGTLACSSIVVANASNQGYYRAPALHDQTLVFTAEGDLWITQLNQTKASRLTSLAAEEMDATISKDGKWVAYTANYEGATEVYVMPIQGGVAKRVSFENSRVRLQGWTASGEVLYSTDNAFGPANFWVLKTVNPQTLTITDLPLADAVEGTIDDKGEYVYFTQFGLQVSGDNVKVYRGGAKGEIWRYKLGSKQEAQQLTSAHEGSVKQPMLWNQRVYFVSDKSGNDNIWSMTLDGKDSKQHTQYTDWQVRDAQLNNGRIVFQQGADIKLLNLADLAQSRLNIELTSDFAHRREQWVNDPMDFATSTVFAHQGDNVVITARSHVAIASNDGRRLVQIDSSANSRVRDALLSDDGKWVYGISDASGEQEIWQYPADGSAGAKQLTKDGNTLRTSLSLSPNGRYLVSDDYMGNVWLLDLTRDNNQKIIKNGEGLGPYQDIKWSGDSRFIALTKAEIGKQRPQIVLYSINESKAQTLTTDKYESFSPSFSHDGKWLYFLSNREFKANPGSPWGDRNMGPIFDKRTQIFALALDAKASFPFAKPTELTVKKEAKKTDKEQEMGGRTKVDWDGLNQRLWQVPVDAGNYQSLTAAKDKLYLLDGNEQSSELKLIKFDPLNLKVDTFSEDVGQYSLSKDGSKLMLRKQSDPKNIMIVDAGDKLPSDVSRAKVSTDQWQLSISPPQEWQQIFEDAWLMHRDSFFDPKMRGVDWQAAKTKYQPLVDRLTDRNELNDIFMQMMGELNSLHSQVRGGDITQDADAAKAAALGARLTQTDKGVLISHIYQTDAELPLSASPLARIEVDAQEEDIIRAINGKKVTNIADVTQLLRNQGNKQVLLGLMRGKTAINTVVTPHDIGTDAKLRYLDWVEHNGDKVAKASNGNIGYLHLYAMGSGDVESFAREFYTNYDKDGLIIDVRRNRGGNIDSWIIEKLLRRAWAFWQPTHGSTNANMQQTFRGHLVVLADQMTYSDGETFSAGIKALSIAPIIGKQTAGAGVWLSGRNSVTDNGMARVAEYPQYAIDGRWIVEGHGVDPDIEVDNLPYATFNGKDAQLNAAISYLKDELVQQPINPLQGQPLPKIGPAADIKPR, encoded by the coding sequence ATGAAACTTCGTCGCTCCGTTGTGCATTGTATGTTGGTTTTAGGTACTTTAGCTTGCTCATCAATAGTCGTGGCTAATGCCTCAAATCAAGGCTATTACCGCGCCCCAGCATTGCACGATCAAACCTTAGTGTTTACCGCCGAAGGCGATCTGTGGATAACCCAACTCAACCAAACTAAAGCCAGTCGCTTAACCAGTTTGGCCGCCGAAGAAATGGACGCAACTATTTCAAAAGACGGCAAGTGGGTGGCTTACACCGCCAATTATGAAGGCGCAACCGAAGTGTATGTGATGCCTATTCAGGGCGGAGTGGCTAAGCGGGTAAGTTTTGAAAACAGCCGGGTGCGCCTGCAAGGCTGGACCGCATCAGGAGAGGTGTTATATTCCACCGACAATGCCTTTGGGCCCGCTAATTTTTGGGTGTTAAAAACCGTTAACCCGCAAACGTTAACCATCACAGACTTACCCTTAGCTGACGCCGTAGAAGGCACTATTGATGACAAAGGTGAGTATGTTTACTTTACTCAATTTGGTCTGCAAGTCAGTGGCGATAATGTCAAAGTCTATCGCGGCGGCGCTAAAGGTGAAATTTGGCGTTATAAGCTGGGTAGTAAACAAGAAGCACAGCAGTTAACCAGTGCCCATGAGGGTTCTGTTAAGCAGCCGATGTTATGGAATCAACGGGTCTATTTTGTCAGTGATAAGTCTGGTAATGACAATATTTGGTCGATGACCCTAGATGGCAAAGATAGTAAACAACACACTCAATATACCGATTGGCAGGTGCGCGATGCCCAGCTTAATAATGGCCGCATTGTGTTCCAGCAGGGCGCCGATATCAAGTTGTTAAACTTAGCCGATCTTGCCCAATCAAGGTTAAATATCGAACTCACCAGTGACTTTGCCCATCGCCGCGAGCAATGGGTTAACGACCCAATGGATTTCGCCACCTCAACCGTCTTTGCCCATCAAGGCGACAACGTGGTAATTACTGCCCGTAGCCATGTGGCTATTGCCAGTAATGATGGCCGCCGCTTAGTGCAAATAGACTCATCAGCCAATAGCCGCGTGCGCGATGCACTGCTTAGTGATGATGGTAAATGGGTTTATGGCATTAGCGATGCATCGGGAGAGCAAGAAATTTGGCAATATCCTGCAGACGGCTCTGCTGGGGCCAAACAGTTAACCAAAGATGGCAACACCTTGCGTACCAGCTTGTCGTTATCACCTAATGGACGTTATTTGGTCTCCGACGATTACATGGGCAACGTGTGGTTACTGGATTTAACTCGCGACAATAACCAGAAAATCATCAAAAATGGCGAAGGCCTTGGTCCTTATCAAGACATTAAATGGTCTGGTGACAGTCGGTTTATTGCCCTGACAAAAGCTGAAATTGGTAAACAGCGGCCACAAATCGTGTTGTATTCAATTAACGAGTCAAAAGCACAAACCTTAACCACAGACAAATACGAGTCGTTTTCACCGAGTTTTAGCCACGACGGTAAATGGTTGTATTTCTTGTCTAATCGCGAATTTAAAGCCAATCCTGGCTCGCCATGGGGCGACCGCAATATGGGGCCTATTTTTGACAAACGGACCCAAATATTTGCTTTAGCGTTAGATGCTAAAGCGTCATTCCCATTTGCAAAACCAACGGAACTGACTGTCAAAAAAGAGGCTAAAAAAACGGATAAAGAGCAGGAAATGGGCGGTAGAACCAAGGTGGATTGGGATGGATTAAACCAACGCCTATGGCAAGTGCCTGTTGATGCGGGTAATTACCAAAGCTTAACGGCGGCAAAAGACAAACTGTATTTACTTGATGGCAATGAACAAAGCAGCGAGCTAAAACTGATTAAGTTTGATCCGCTAAACCTTAAAGTCGATACCTTTAGCGAGGATGTGGGCCAATATTCGTTATCAAAAGATGGCAGTAAATTAATGCTGCGTAAGCAATCAGATCCTAAAAACATCATGATTGTGGATGCGGGCGACAAACTGCCAAGCGATGTATCGCGAGCGAAAGTCAGTACAGATCAATGGCAATTGAGTATATCACCACCGCAAGAATGGCAGCAGATCTTTGAAGATGCATGGCTAATGCACCGTGACTCGTTTTTTGACCCTAAAATGCGTGGGGTAGATTGGCAAGCCGCCAAAACCAAGTACCAACCTTTGGTTGATAGGTTAACCGATCGCAACGAGCTCAATGATATTTTTATGCAAATGATGGGCGAGCTTAACTCGTTACATTCACAAGTGCGCGGCGGTGATATTACCCAAGACGCGGATGCTGCCAAAGCAGCTGCATTAGGTGCTAGGCTGACTCAAACCGATAAAGGTGTGCTTATTAGCCATATTTATCAAACCGATGCCGAATTGCCATTGTCTGCATCACCGCTGGCGCGTATTGAAGTGGATGCCCAAGAAGAGGATATTATTCGCGCCATTAACGGTAAAAAAGTGACTAATATTGCCGATGTGACTCAATTGCTGCGTAACCAAGGCAATAAACAAGTGCTACTGGGACTGATGCGGGGTAAAACGGCCATTAATACCGTAGTGACGCCGCACGATATTGGCACCGATGCCAAACTACGTTATCTGGACTGGGTAGAGCATAATGGCGACAAAGTCGCCAAAGCCTCCAATGGCAACATTGGCTATTTACATTTGTATGCCATGGGCTCTGGTGATGTAGAAAGTTTTGCCCGCGAGTTTTATACCAATTACGACAAAGACGGGTTAATTATTGATGTGCGCCGAAATCGCGGTGGCAACATTGACAGTTGGATTATTGAAAAGCTATTGCGCCGTGCATGGGCATTTTGGCAGCCAACACACGGCAGCACCAATGCCAATATGCAGCAAACGTTCAGAGGTCACTTAGTGGTGTTGGCTGATCAAATGACTTACTCAGATGGTGAAACCTTTTCCGCTGGGATCAAAGCATTAAGCATCGCGCCGATTATTGGTAAACAAACTGCCGGCGCTGGCGTGTGGTTATCGGGGCGTAATTCGGTGACCGATAATGGCATGGCGAGGGTGGCAGAATATCCACAATATGCCATTGATGGGCGTTGGATCGTCGAAGGTCATGGGGTTGACCCCGACATTGAGGTTGATAATTTACCTTATGCGACTTTTAACGGTAAAGACGCTCAGCTGAATGCGGCGATTAGCTATTTAAAAGATGAGTTAGTACAACAACCGATCAACCCTTTACAAGGTCAGCCTTTACCTAAAATAGGGCCGGCTGCGGATATAAAACCGCGATAA
- a CDS encoding sigma-70 family RNA polymerase sigma factor: MVQTSIYPKDEPLIPQVGSDEQLMLDYQAGDVRAFEALYLKHKGPLYRYFVRQLHNQQLAEDLYQDTWGKVINAVRQYQVTAKFTTWLYKIAHNLLIDHVRAVKPLDKVTPLGEGETMDSLQADDQASPEPQVQQQQQVEMMKNCIAKLPPVQKEAFLLNIEMGMTAAMISDIANVTLEATKSRIRYAYQSIKQCIATQRQETTL, from the coding sequence ATGGTGCAAACATCAATATACCCTAAGGATGAGCCGTTAATTCCCCAAGTGGGAAGTGACGAGCAACTGATGCTCGACTACCAAGCGGGTGACGTCCGCGCGTTCGAGGCCTTGTACCTTAAACACAAAGGGCCTTTGTATCGTTATTTTGTTCGCCAATTACATAACCAACAATTAGCCGAAGATTTGTATCAAGACACCTGGGGTAAGGTGATTAATGCGGTGAGGCAATATCAAGTCACGGCCAAATTCACCACTTGGTTATATAAAATTGCCCATAACTTATTGATTGACCATGTGCGTGCTGTTAAGCCGCTCGACAAGGTGACACCGCTTGGTGAAGGTGAAACCATGGATAGCCTACAAGCAGATGATCAAGCCTCGCCTGAGCCACAAGTACAGCAACAGCAACAAGTTGAGATGATGAAAAATTGCATTGCCAAACTGCCGCCAGTGCAAAAAGAGGCTTTTTTACTCAACATCGAAATGGGCATGACCGCTGCGATGATCAGCGACATCGCCAACGTCACCTTAGAAGCCACCAAAAGCCGTATTCGTTATGCTTATCAGAGTATTAAGCAATGTATTGCTACCCAAAGGCAGGAGACAACATTATGA